Proteins from a single region of Catenulispora acidiphila DSM 44928:
- a CDS encoding ABC transporter permease, translating to MSDRLKRILTGISSANTVTVTVLAFVLSVVIGGILMILSDQHLLTEWGYFFQHPTDAVSDSWTKVSDGYVAMFHGAVFDPHAKQAVRPLENTIVDATPLVFAGLAVALPFRAGLFNIGGQSQLIIGAVCATWVGFTFSLPMPLHVLLVIIAGILGGALVGGLTGLLKARFGAHEVISSIMLNNIALGVLAWLIKTKAFHDPHRQDAISKPVKNSALLPAIQGSSPEVNLSTVLAIIAVLVVWWLMTRSTLGFRLRALGSNPDAARTAGISVSRNQVYAMLLAGGLMGLVAVTQISGTLSASHAMTTTLDNGIGFTGITVALLGRGKPVGVALAALLFGALDAGGVAMEASTTPTVPHDVVTVVQAVIVVFVAAPKLVQEIFRLRDVRRDGGGAAPSVAPATAVDSAAEAV from the coding sequence ATGAGTGACCGCCTCAAGCGCATACTCACCGGGATCAGCTCGGCCAACACCGTCACGGTCACCGTGCTGGCCTTCGTGCTGTCCGTGGTGATCGGCGGGATCCTGATGATCCTGTCCGACCAGCACCTGCTGACCGAGTGGGGCTACTTCTTCCAGCATCCGACCGACGCCGTCAGCGATTCCTGGACCAAGGTCTCCGACGGCTACGTCGCGATGTTCCACGGCGCGGTCTTCGATCCGCACGCCAAGCAGGCGGTGCGTCCGCTGGAGAACACGATCGTGGACGCCACGCCGCTGGTGTTCGCCGGTCTCGCGGTCGCCCTGCCGTTCCGCGCGGGCCTGTTCAACATCGGCGGCCAGAGCCAGCTGATCATCGGCGCGGTCTGCGCCACCTGGGTCGGCTTCACCTTCTCGCTCCCGATGCCGCTGCACGTGCTGCTGGTGATCATCGCGGGCATCCTCGGCGGCGCCCTCGTCGGCGGTCTGACCGGTCTGCTCAAGGCCCGGTTCGGCGCGCACGAGGTGATCAGCTCGATCATGCTGAACAACATCGCGCTCGGCGTGCTGGCCTGGCTGATCAAGACCAAGGCCTTCCACGACCCGCACCGCCAGGACGCGATCAGCAAGCCGGTGAAGAACTCCGCGCTGCTGCCCGCGATCCAGGGCAGCAGCCCCGAGGTGAACCTGTCCACGGTGCTGGCGATCATCGCCGTGCTGGTGGTCTGGTGGCTGATGACGCGCTCCACGCTCGGTTTCCGGCTGCGCGCCCTGGGCTCGAACCCGGACGCCGCGCGCACCGCCGGGATCTCGGTCTCGCGCAACCAGGTCTACGCGATGCTGCTGGCCGGCGGTCTGATGGGCCTGGTGGCCGTGACGCAGATCAGCGGCACGCTGTCCGCCTCGCACGCGATGACCACCACCCTGGACAACGGCATCGGCTTCACCGGCATCACCGTGGCGCTGCTGGGCCGCGGCAAGCCGGTCGGCGTGGCGCTGGCCGCGCTGCTGTTCGGCGCGCTGGACGCCGGCGGTGTGGCCATGGAGGCCTCCACGACGCCGACCGTCCCGCACGACGTGGTCACCGTGGTGCAGGCGGTCATCGTGGTCTTCGTCGCCGCGCCGAAGCTGGTGCAGGAGATCTTCCGGCTGCGCGACGTCCGCCGCGACGGCGGCGGCGCCGCCCCGTCGGTCGCCCCCGCGACCGCCGTCGACTCCGCGGCGGAGGCGGTGTGA
- a CDS encoding ABC transporter permease, with the protein MAVATVAPAPAVIAGGAEADTRRYTAGVTQIVMGLVVLFGFGLGTRTAHGASTTFGMTLVSKQGTHVPDWVFPARPAIVALAAVVILIGVARLAVRLPRRWRLIGTSVVLFCFTFAFMAWSAADPKGGERLVLPSVLDSMVIAAVPLVLGALGGVVGERSGVVNVAIEGQLLFGGFMTALVGTATHSLWIGVIAGVLAGALMGLLLAVLAIRYLIEQVVLGVVLNLLALGVTGFLYKSLMQTNQNSYNNLTPFTTVRIPGLASIWVVGPVLFDQPLIVYITVFLVVLVHLGLFHTRWGLRTRAVGEHPAAADTVGIKVLRLRYRNVALGGAFAGLGGAWLVGNVGNFTESMTNGKGFIALAAVIFGRWSPFGALAAAALFGFTDALASQTSSLQLPIPSDLLGTLPYVATLFAVAGLIGRVRAPAADGKPYVKG; encoded by the coding sequence ATGGCGGTAGCTACTGTCGCCCCCGCTCCGGCGGTGATAGCCGGCGGCGCCGAGGCGGACACCCGGCGGTACACCGCCGGCGTCACGCAGATCGTCATGGGCCTGGTGGTGCTGTTCGGCTTCGGCCTGGGCACCCGCACCGCGCACGGCGCGAGCACCACCTTCGGGATGACGCTGGTGTCCAAGCAGGGCACGCACGTCCCGGACTGGGTGTTCCCGGCCCGGCCGGCGATCGTGGCGCTGGCCGCCGTGGTCATCCTGATCGGCGTGGCGCGCCTGGCCGTGCGGCTGCCGCGGCGCTGGCGGCTGATCGGGACCTCCGTGGTCCTGTTCTGCTTCACCTTCGCCTTCATGGCGTGGAGCGCCGCGGACCCCAAGGGCGGCGAGCGTCTGGTCCTGCCCTCGGTCCTGGACTCCATGGTGATCGCGGCCGTGCCGCTGGTGCTCGGCGCCCTCGGCGGTGTCGTGGGCGAGCGCTCCGGCGTGGTCAACGTCGCGATCGAGGGCCAGCTGCTGTTCGGCGGCTTCATGACCGCGCTGGTCGGAACCGCCACGCACAGCCTGTGGATCGGCGTCATCGCCGGGGTGCTGGCCGGCGCGCTGATGGGTCTGCTGCTCGCGGTGCTGGCGATCCGCTACCTGATCGAGCAGGTCGTGCTCGGCGTGGTGCTGAACCTGCTGGCGCTGGGCGTCACCGGCTTCCTCTACAAGTCGCTGATGCAGACCAACCAGAACTCGTACAACAACCTGACCCCGTTCACCACGGTCCGGATCCCCGGCCTGGCCTCGATCTGGGTCGTCGGCCCGGTGCTGTTCGACCAGCCGCTGATCGTCTACATCACGGTGTTCCTGGTGGTGCTGGTGCACCTCGGCCTGTTCCACACGCGCTGGGGTCTGCGCACCCGGGCGGTCGGCGAGCACCCGGCCGCCGCCGACACCGTGGGCATCAAGGTGCTGCGGCTGCGCTACCGCAACGTCGCCCTCGGCGGCGCCTTCGCCGGCCTCGGCGGGGCGTGGCTGGTCGGCAACGTCGGCAACTTCACCGAGTCGATGACCAACGGCAAGGGCTTCATCGCGCTCGCCGCGGTGATCTTCGGCCGCTGGTCGCCGTTCGGCGCACTGGCCGCCGCGGCGCTGTTCGGCTTCACCGACGCGCTGGCGAGCCAGACCTCCTCGCTCCAGCTGCCGATCCCCTCGGACCTGTTGGGGACGCTGCCCTATGTGGCGACGCTGTTCGCGGTGGCCGGTCTGATCGGCCGCGTCCGGGCGCCCGCCGCCGACGGCAAGCCCTACGTCAAGGGCTAG
- a CDS encoding cytidine deaminase, with protein sequence MSTEIDWAALRTAAREAMAHAYVPYSTFPVGAAALVDDGRIVSGCNVENASYGLTLCAECGLVSALHASGGGRLVAFACVDGEGAALMPCGRCRQLLFEFGGTDLLVDLGPDSEPSATSLSDLLPRAFGPDNLSNHS encoded by the coding sequence ATGAGCACCGAGATCGACTGGGCCGCCCTGCGCACCGCCGCGCGAGAGGCGATGGCGCACGCGTACGTGCCGTACTCGACGTTCCCGGTGGGCGCGGCGGCGCTGGTCGACGACGGGCGGATCGTCAGCGGCTGCAATGTGGAGAACGCTTCCTACGGGCTGACGCTGTGCGCCGAGTGCGGGCTGGTGTCCGCGCTGCACGCCTCCGGCGGCGGGCGGCTGGTCGCCTTCGCCTGCGTCGACGGCGAAGGCGCGGCGCTGATGCCCTGCGGGCGGTGCCGCCAGCTGCTGTTCGAGTTCGGGGGCACGGATCTGCTCGTGGATCTGGGCCCTGATTCGGAGCCGTCGGCGACATCGCTGTCGGACCTCCTGCCCCGGGCCTTCGGTCCGGACAATCTCAGCAATCACAGCTAG
- a CDS encoding thymidine phosphorylase: protein MDAITVIRAKRDRAELTDEQIDWILAAYTDGRVAEEQMSALAMAILLNGMNRREISRWTQAMIDSGERMDFSALTRPTVDKHSTGGVGDKITLPLAPLVAACGAAVPQLSGRGLGHTGGTLDKLESIPGWRASLSTAEMLAILADAGAVVCAAGDGLAPADKKLYALRDVTGTVEAIPLIASSIMSKKIAEGTGALVLDVKCGSGAFMKDFADARELAETMVALGTDHGVRTTALITAMDTPLGRTAGNALEVRESVEVLSGGGPADIRELTLALAREMLDAAGLAGVDPAAKLDDGSALDAWKRMIRAQGGDPDAPLPTAKETHVVAADRDGVLVAMDSFKVGVAAWRLGAGRARKEDAVQAGAGVEWHAVPGDTVRAGQPLFTLHTDTPETFDTALESLAGACDIAAPGTEFTRSPLVLDRVAASNR from the coding sequence ATGGACGCCATCACCGTCATCCGCGCCAAGCGCGACCGCGCGGAGCTCACCGACGAGCAGATCGACTGGATCCTCGCCGCCTACACCGACGGCCGGGTGGCCGAGGAGCAGATGTCCGCGCTGGCGATGGCGATCCTGCTCAACGGCATGAACCGGCGCGAGATCTCACGCTGGACGCAGGCGATGATCGACTCCGGCGAGCGGATGGACTTCTCCGCGCTCACGCGCCCGACCGTGGACAAGCACTCCACCGGCGGCGTCGGCGACAAGATCACGCTGCCGCTGGCGCCGCTGGTGGCGGCGTGCGGCGCGGCGGTCCCGCAGCTGTCCGGCCGCGGTCTGGGCCACACCGGCGGCACGCTGGACAAGCTGGAGTCGATCCCGGGCTGGCGCGCCTCGCTGTCCACCGCCGAGATGCTCGCGATCCTGGCCGACGCCGGCGCCGTGGTCTGCGCGGCCGGCGACGGTCTGGCGCCGGCGGACAAGAAGCTCTACGCGCTGCGCGACGTCACCGGGACCGTCGAGGCGATCCCGCTGATCGCGTCCTCGATCATGTCCAAGAAGATCGCGGAGGGCACCGGCGCGCTGGTGCTGGACGTGAAGTGCGGCAGCGGCGCGTTCATGAAGGACTTCGCCGACGCCCGCGAACTGGCCGAGACCATGGTCGCCCTCGGCACCGACCACGGCGTCCGCACCACCGCGCTGATCACCGCGATGGACACCCCGCTGGGCCGCACCGCGGGCAACGCCCTGGAGGTGCGCGAGTCGGTCGAGGTGCTCTCCGGCGGCGGTCCGGCCGACATCAGGGAGCTGACACTCGCGCTCGCCCGCGAGATGCTCGACGCCGCCGGCCTGGCCGGCGTGGACCCGGCGGCCAAGCTCGACGACGGCTCGGCGCTGGACGCCTGGAAGCGCATGATCCGCGCCCAGGGCGGCGATCCCGACGCCCCGCTGCCGACGGCGAAGGAGACCCACGTGGTCGCCGCCGACCGCGACGGCGTCCTGGTCGCCATGGACTCCTTCAAGGTCGGCGTGGCCGCCTGGCGCCTCGGCGCGGGCCGGGCGCGCAAGGAGGACGCGGTGCAGGCCGGCGCCGGCGTGGAGTGGCACGCGGTCCCCGGCGACACCGTGCGCGCCGGACAGCCGCTGTTCACCCTGCACACCGACACCCCGGAGACCTTCGACACCGCGCTGGAAAGCCTGGCCGGCGCCTGCGACATCGCCGCGCCGGGGACGGAGTTCACCCGGTCGCCGCTTGTCCTGGACCGCGTCGCCGCCTCGAACCGGTAG
- a CDS encoding adenosine deaminase yields the protein MDEELIRRAPKALLHDHLDGGLRPQTVIELADEYGYANLPQYDGTADGLGRWFAEAADSGSLPRYLETFEHTVGVMQHADALFRVAAECAEDLAADGVVYAESRYAPEQHLEAGLSLDEVVEAVDAGFREGERRAAAAGNRIQVGTLLTAMRHAARSSEIAELAVRHRDRGVSGFDIAGAEAGYPPTRHLDAFEYLRRENFHFTIHAGEAFGLPSIWEALQWCGADRLGHGNTIMDDILVDADGKATLGRLAAYVRDKRIPLEMCPTSNLQTGAARSYESHPIGLLRELHFRVTVNTDNRLMSSTSMTREFTELHKAHGYTLEDMQWFTINALKSAFLAFDQRLELINEHVKPAYERLRAEASPPPA from the coding sequence ATGGACGAAGAGCTGATTCGCAGGGCTCCGAAAGCCCTGCTGCACGACCACCTCGACGGTGGTCTGCGCCCCCAGACGGTCATCGAGTTGGCCGACGAGTACGGGTACGCCAACCTGCCGCAGTACGACGGCACCGCGGACGGTCTCGGCCGGTGGTTCGCCGAGGCGGCGGACTCCGGGTCGCTGCCCCGCTATCTGGAGACCTTCGAGCACACGGTCGGGGTGATGCAGCACGCCGACGCGCTGTTCCGGGTCGCCGCCGAGTGTGCCGAGGACCTCGCGGCGGACGGCGTGGTCTACGCCGAGTCGCGGTACGCGCCCGAGCAGCACCTGGAAGCCGGGCTCAGTCTCGACGAGGTGGTCGAGGCCGTGGACGCCGGCTTCCGCGAAGGGGAGCGGCGCGCTGCCGCCGCCGGGAACCGGATCCAGGTCGGGACGCTGCTGACCGCGATGCGGCACGCGGCGCGCTCCTCGGAGATCGCCGAACTCGCGGTGCGGCACCGGGACCGGGGTGTGTCAGGGTTCGACATCGCCGGCGCCGAGGCGGGGTATCCGCCCACCCGGCATCTGGACGCCTTCGAGTACCTGCGCCGGGAGAACTTCCACTTCACGATCCACGCCGGCGAGGCCTTCGGGCTGCCCTCGATCTGGGAGGCGCTGCAGTGGTGCGGCGCGGACCGGCTCGGGCACGGCAACACCATCATGGACGACATCCTGGTGGACGCCGACGGCAAGGCGACGCTCGGACGGCTCGCGGCGTACGTGCGGGACAAGCGGATCCCGCTGGAGATGTGCCCGACCTCGAACCTGCAGACCGGGGCGGCGCGCTCCTACGAGTCGCACCCGATCGGGCTGCTGCGCGAATTGCACTTTCGGGTGACGGTGAACACCGACAACCGGCTGATGAGTTCGACGTCGATGACGCGCGAGTTCACCGAACTGCACAAGGCCCACGGCTACACGCTGGAGGACATGCAGTGGTTTACGATAAACGCTCTGAAGTCCGCGTTCCTGGCCTTTGACCAGCGCTTGGAGCTGATCAACGAGCACGTGAAGCCGGCCTACGAGCGGCTTCGCGCCGAGGCGTCCCCGCCGCCGGCGTAA